The following proteins come from a genomic window of Diceros bicornis minor isolate mBicDic1 chromosome 4, mDicBic1.mat.cur, whole genome shotgun sequence:
- the LOC131402982 gene encoding small proline-rich protein 2E-like — translation MSYQQQQCKQPCPPPPVFIPKCPEPCPPPKCPEPCPPLKCPEPCPPLKCPQKCPPVQPCPPCQKCPPKWK, via the exons ATGTCTTACCAGCAGCAGCAGTGCAAGCAGCCTTGCCCGCCACCTCCTGTGTTCATACCTAAGTGCCCTGAGCCATGCCCCCCACCAAAGTGCCCTGAGCCGTGCCCACCTCTGAAGTGCCCTGAGCCTTGCCCACCTCTGAAGTGTCCT CAGAAATGCCCTCCTGTGCAACCGTGCCCACCCTGCCAGAAGTGTCCACCCAAGTGGAAGTAA